A region from the Flexibacter flexilis DSM 6793 genome encodes:
- a CDS encoding DUF4442 domain-containing protein, with protein sequence MASGAEKFKNIITNSFKYRVFTLQRLPMAWLAGLKVASLDEKSASVTIRYGYLTQNPFRSLYFACLAMAAELSTGVLAMMHVFEAKPSISMLVVGMKAEFTKKAVGKITFVCTDGDAIAQAIAESKATGEGRTVTILSKGTDEAGDTVAEFWFTWSFKAKKA encoded by the coding sequence ATGGCTTCTGGTGCAGAAAAATTCAAAAATATTATTACCAATTCTTTCAAATACAGAGTTTTCACGTTGCAACGCCTGCCGATGGCGTGGCTGGCAGGTCTGAAAGTCGCTTCATTGGACGAAAAATCGGCCAGCGTAACAATTCGCTACGGCTATTTGACCCAAAACCCTTTTCGTTCGTTATATTTTGCGTGTTTGGCGATGGCCGCCGAGCTTTCTACGGGCGTTTTGGCAATGATGCACGTGTTTGAAGCCAAGCCTTCTATTTCGATGTTGGTGGTGGGCATGAAGGCCGAATTTACCAAAAAAGCCGTTGGCAAAATTACGTTTGTGTGCACGGATGGCGACGCTATTGCGCAGGCTATCGCCGAAAGTAAAGCCACAGGCGAAGGCCGCACCGTTACGATTTTGAGCAAAGGCACGGACGAAGCAGGCGACACGGTGGCCGAATTTTGGTTTACGTGGTCGTTCAAAGCCAAAAAAGCCTAA
- a CDS encoding amidohydrolase, which produces MNELTKSIFMRTEMKPEFKVALIQTDIHWQDVTANLATLEEEIAQLQGQALDLIVLPEMFTTGFTMQAAECAEPANLHTFRWLKLQAERTGAVITGSYVVKENNQFYNRLLWVQPDGQFWQYDKRHLFRMAGEDGVYTAGSQKIIPTWKGWRFLPLICYDLRFPVWSRNVDNEYDCLIYVANWPDVRVVAWDALLQARAIENLAYVLGVNRVGTDANKLWYSGHSAMIEPKGTVHRLPEGKVHSEIFTLEAQKLTAFREKFPAHLDADQFEIKPN; this is translated from the coding sequence ATGAACGAACTAACTAAATCAATTTTTATGCGTACAGAAATGAAACCCGAATTTAAAGTAGCTCTGATACAAACTGATATTCATTGGCAAGACGTAACGGCCAATTTGGCAACGTTGGAAGAAGAAATCGCGCAACTACAAGGCCAAGCCTTAGACCTGATCGTATTGCCCGAAATGTTTACGACAGGCTTTACGATGCAGGCCGCCGAATGCGCTGAACCTGCCAATTTGCATACGTTTCGGTGGCTCAAGTTGCAAGCCGAACGCACGGGCGCAGTCATTACGGGAAGTTATGTAGTGAAAGAAAATAATCAGTTTTATAACCGCCTTTTGTGGGTGCAACCCGACGGCCAGTTTTGGCAATACGACAAACGCCATTTGTTCCGCATGGCGGGCGAAGACGGCGTTTATACGGCAGGCAGCCAAAAAATAATTCCGACGTGGAAAGGCTGGCGATTTTTGCCGCTTATCTGCTACGACTTGCGCTTTCCTGTTTGGAGCAGAAATGTGGACAATGAGTACGATTGTTTGATTTATGTGGCCAATTGGCCAGATGTGCGCGTGGTGGCTTGGGATGCACTTTTGCAGGCACGCGCCATCGAAAATCTCGCGTATGTGCTGGGCGTGAACCGCGTGGGAACAGATGCCAACAAACTTTGGTATTCGGGACATTCGGCCATGATAGAACCCAAAGGCACGGTGCATAGGTTGCCAGAAGGCAAGGTTCACTCCGAAATTTTTACGTTGGAGGCGCAAAAGCTAACGGCTTTTAGGGAAAAATTCCCCGCGCACTTAGACGCAGACCAATTCGAAATTAAACCCAACTAA
- a CDS encoding alpha amylase C-terminal domain-containing protein yields the protein MSTKSTTAPTSVSLVETPVSHLPIVQQDNLLEPFEPFLKARYHRYKAALHQIEQHSGSLYAFAGAYKYLGMNRDEERKGWIYREWAPEAYQLYLTGDFNGWQRTAHPLHRNERGIWEIFLDDATYGANFGHGSQYKVVVHARNGLNDRIPAYANYVVQNPETHDFCPQIWYPSQPYRFKHSFKKHKNLANPLIYEAHIGMSSEQEGVSSYTAFRENILPRVVADGYTVLQLMAIQEHPYYGSYGYHVSSLFAPSSRFGTPDELKQLIDEAHRCGLAVIMDIVHSHAVKNLNEGLGEFDGTDYQYFHAGVRGYHALWDSRLWNYGKWEVLEILLSNVRYWLEEFNFDGFRFDGVTSMLYSHHGLDKSFLGYADYFGDDVEADAIMYLQLANTIALQTKPQVLTIAEDVSGMPGLGLPVEDGGIGFSFRLGMGIPDFWIKLLKEKTDDQWNIWEMWGALTNRRFTEKTVAYVESHDQALVGDKTLSFRLMDKEMYTSMAKSMDNLLIDRGIALHKMIRLLTISLGGEGYLNFMGNEFGHPEWIDFPRQENGWSYQYARRQWSLADNGFLKYHYLGDFDKAMTHLTHSHKILAAKPAKSLHMDEASQIMIFERGGLIFIFNFHHSNSIFGYMFKPSRKGKYKILLNTDDAAFGGFERIDTQTRYATNENGLLQLYLTSRTALVLGIEK from the coding sequence ATGTCCACCAAATCGACTACTGCCCCAACAAGTGTTTCTTTGGTAGAAACGCCCGTTTCGCATCTGCCCATCGTGCAGCAAGACAACTTGCTTGAGCCTTTCGAGCCATTTTTGAAAGCCCGTTATCATCGCTACAAAGCCGCGCTACACCAAATAGAACAGCATTCAGGCAGTTTGTACGCGTTTGCTGGCGCGTATAAGTATCTGGGAATGAACCGCGACGAAGAGCGCAAAGGCTGGATTTATAGAGAATGGGCACCCGAAGCCTATCAGTTGTACCTGACTGGCGACTTTAACGGCTGGCAACGAACGGCGCACCCGCTGCATCGCAACGAACGCGGAATTTGGGAGATTTTCTTGGACGATGCCACTTACGGCGCAAATTTCGGGCACGGCAGCCAATACAAAGTAGTGGTTCATGCCCGCAACGGCCTGAACGACCGCATTCCTGCTTACGCTAACTACGTGGTTCAGAACCCCGAAACGCACGATTTTTGTCCGCAAATTTGGTATCCGTCGCAACCTTACCGCTTCAAACATTCATTCAAAAAACATAAAAATCTCGCAAATCCGCTCATTTACGAAGCACATATCGGCATGAGTTCCGAGCAAGAAGGCGTTTCGAGTTATACGGCTTTTCGGGAAAATATACTGCCGCGCGTGGTGGCCGACGGCTACACCGTGTTGCAACTTATGGCCATTCAGGAACACCCTTATTACGGTTCGTATGGCTATCACGTATCCAGTTTGTTTGCGCCATCTTCGCGATTCGGTACGCCCGACGAACTAAAACAACTCATAGACGAAGCGCACCGTTGCGGCTTGGCCGTGATAATGGACATCGTGCATTCGCACGCCGTTAAGAACCTGAACGAAGGGCTGGGGGAATTTGATGGAACTGATTATCAATATTTTCATGCAGGAGTACGCGGTTATCACGCGCTTTGGGATTCGAGACTTTGGAATTATGGAAAATGGGAAGTGTTGGAAATTTTGCTTTCCAATGTGCGCTATTGGCTCGAAGAATTTAATTTTGATGGCTTCCGTTTCGATGGCGTAACTTCCATGTTATATTCTCATCATGGCCTCGACAAATCGTTTTTGGGTTATGCCGACTATTTCGGCGACGACGTGGAAGCCGATGCCATCATGTATTTGCAACTGGCCAACACGATCGCGCTTCAAACCAAGCCGCAAGTGCTGACCATCGCCGAAGACGTAAGCGGAATGCCTGGGCTTGGCCTGCCCGTCGAAGATGGCGGCATTGGTTTTAGTTTCCGTTTAGGCATGGGAATTCCTGATTTTTGGATAAAATTGCTCAAAGAAAAAACCGATGATCAGTGGAATATTTGGGAAATGTGGGGCGCACTCACCAACCGCCGTTTCACGGAAAAAACGGTGGCTTATGTGGAATCGCACGACCAAGCCTTAGTAGGCGACAAGACTCTGTCGTTTCGGCTCATGGACAAAGAAATGTACACATCTATGGCCAAGAGCATGGATAATTTACTCATAGACAGGGGAATAGCTTTACATAAAATGATACGCTTGCTCACGATTTCGTTGGGCGGAGAAGGCTACCTGAATTTTATGGGAAATGAATTTGGCCACCCCGAATGGATAGATTTTCCGCGCCAAGAAAACGGCTGGAGCTATCAATACGCACGCCGTCAGTGGTCTTTGGCCGACAATGGATTTTTGAAATATCACTACTTAGGCGATTTTGACAAAGCCATGACGCACCTGACGCATTCGCACAAGATTTTGGCAGCCAAACCCGCCAAGTCCTTGCACATGGACGAGGCAAGCCAAATCATGATTTTTGAGCGCGGCGGCCTGATTTTTATTTTCAATTTTCATCATTCCAATTCCATTTTTGGGTATATGTTCAAGCCGAGCCGCAAAGGAAAATACAAAATTTTGCTCAATACCGACGATGCGGCCTTTGGCGGATTTGAGCGAATAGACACCCAAACGCGCTACGCCACCAACGAAAACGGCCTTTTGCAACTGTATTTGACAAGCCGCACGGCCTTGGTGTTGGGCATAGAAAAGTAA
- the rpsL gene encoding 30S ribosomal protein S12: MPTIQQLVRKGREKLTTKSKSPALDSCPQRRGVCTRVYTTTPKKPNSAMRKVARVRLSNSKEVNAYIPGEGHNLQEHSIVLIRGGRVKDLPGVRYHIIRGALDTAGVKGRLQARSKYGAKRPKPGAAAPAGKGAPAKGKK; this comes from the coding sequence ATGCCTACTATACAGCAATTAGTGAGAAAAGGTAGAGAAAAGCTTACTACCAAATCAAAATCTCCGGCATTGGACTCATGTCCTCAACGCAGAGGCGTATGTACTCGTGTGTACACAACAACCCCTAAAAAACCAAACTCTGCGATGCGCAAAGTGGCAAGGGTACGTTTGTCGAACAGCAAAGAAGTAAACGCATACATCCCAGGTGAAGGCCACAACCTACAAGAACACTCAATCGTTCTTATCCGCGGTGGTCGTGTGAAAGATTTGCCAGGTGTTCGTTACCACATCATCCGTGGTGCATTGGATACAGCAGGCGTAAAAGGCCGTTTGCAAGCTCGTTCTAAATACGGTGCGAAACGTCCTAAACCAGGAGCAGCTGCACCAGCAGGAAAAGGTGCGCCAGCAAAAGGCAAAAAATAA
- a CDS encoding T9SS type A sorting domain-containing protein encodes MKKLFFVLFSWLTVAAQAQMLPPHFPASSASFTQKYLMPKDLSSLFKSSLPNAMRTMQPNTTMIRVDSVVRMDSIYSDITHRYEMFEYNNEGRIVKDSMFYRFNANPRMLESKNEYEYDANGRLVKKRKYKNTPNYDVLSLNATTDYSYDANNLLLEENGVFVNGSMSKENYTYNANNQMIELISKYKNSDTSNWAINSKVVFNYDASGKPNYYGYYAPNASAQLYLAAKYSIYFNAGNKIDSMSSTVLYEDSSVAWASKETYSYDGNGNMSVRKMFDYDTISNTWTPTITQYYQLNPNYLMSNVLQESDPWPIGFAQFFTNAFVHLDVYRFVAASNTWKFNNLYDYYYSPIEITSTKTASTSQASLYPNPATNVLNVQLSGNATEGQISLYDAQGRRVLNQSVSAQQSTLDLQALPQGMYFYRLQTDGQKLQTGKVTKL; translated from the coding sequence ATGAAAAAATTATTTTTTGTTCTATTCTCTTGGCTTACGGTCGCTGCGCAGGCGCAAATGTTGCCGCCTCATTTCCCTGCATCAAGTGCTTCTTTTACCCAAAAATATTTGATGCCCAAAGATTTATCTTCTCTTTTTAAATCTTCTTTGCCCAATGCCATGCGCACCATGCAGCCGAATACGACCATGATTCGGGTAGATAGTGTTGTGAGGATGGATTCTATTTATTCGGATATAACGCACCGCTATGAAATGTTTGAATACAACAATGAAGGGCGTATTGTGAAGGATAGTATGTTTTATAGGTTCAATGCAAACCCGCGTATGTTGGAGTCTAAAAACGAATATGAATACGATGCAAACGGACGATTGGTAAAAAAAAGAAAATATAAGAATACGCCTAACTATGATGTGCTGTCACTAAACGCGACTACAGATTATTCTTATGATGCCAATAATTTGCTTTTGGAGGAAAATGGGGTATTCGTAAATGGCAGTATGAGCAAGGAAAATTATACTTATAATGCCAACAATCAAATGATAGAGCTTATTTCGAAATATAAAAATTCAGATACAAGCAACTGGGCTATAAATAGTAAGGTAGTATTTAATTATGATGCTTCTGGCAAACCTAATTATTACGGATACTATGCTCCTAATGCTTCCGCTCAGCTTTATTTGGCCGCTAAATACTCAATCTACTTTAATGCTGGCAATAAAATTGACTCGATGTCAAGCACGGTGCTCTATGAGGATAGTAGCGTTGCGTGGGCATCAAAAGAAACTTATTCGTATGATGGGAATGGTAATATGAGTGTACGCAAAATGTTTGATTATGACACGATTTCCAACACATGGACTCCAACAATAACACAGTACTATCAGCTCAATCCTAATTATTTGATGAGTAATGTGTTACAAGAATCTGATCCATGGCCGATTGGCTTTGCGCAGTTCTTCACCAATGCCTTTGTTCATCTGGACGTTTATAGGTTTGTGGCTGCTTCTAATACATGGAAATTTAATAATTTATACGACTACTATTATTCGCCCATAGAAATTACATCCACCAAAACGGCCAGCACTTCACAGGCGAGTTTGTACCCGAATCCCGCGACTAATGTCCTAAACGTACAATTGTCAGGCAACGCCACCGAAGGGCAAATCAGCTTGTACGATGCGCAAGGCCGCAGGGTACTGAATCAAAGCGTTTCGGCGCAACAAAGCACACTCGATTTGCAGGCTTTGCCGCAAGGAATGTATTTCTATCGTCTGCAAACCGACGGCCAGAAGCTCCAAACAGGTAAGGTGACTAAACTTTAA
- a CDS encoding endonuclease/exonuclease/phosphatase family protein, with protein MRFSFFFTTLIAALSCVAYWCAYLQPARFGAGFMAMSIPIWLIINAILFIFIWPKKGIKPALPPLFALVAGARFVFSTVAFHPTAHANPNDLNVVSYNVHMFGRHEQNKELTASLRKTVTTELISLQPDVICFQEYLEGLDNTKITKLFREAGLKHSFFSPALEGWVRERGGMVIFSRYPIIKTKAFRRQKLDMNQILYADIVTPTETIRVFNVHLQSNRVRAEYFEQDQDEQEAKRSIYLVYKKLNKGFELRAKQVKQLEAEIAKSPHPVIVCGDFNDLPYSYTYTRTQRTLQNAFEKAGNGLGFSFNGFLPFLRIDQQFASKNLKVTSFQTHRWPYSDHFPIQATYRHEKP; from the coding sequence ATGCGATTTTCTTTTTTTTTCACAACTCTTATTGCCGCTCTTAGTTGCGTAGCCTATTGGTGTGCCTACTTGCAGCCTGCCCGTTTTGGTGCTGGATTTATGGCTATGTCTATTCCTATTTGGCTCATTATCAACGCTATACTTTTTATTTTTATTTGGCCGAAAAAAGGAATCAAACCCGCGTTACCGCCGCTTTTTGCGTTGGTAGCTGGAGCACGTTTTGTATTTTCGACGGTGGCATTTCACCCCACAGCCCACGCCAACCCTAATGATTTGAATGTTGTGAGCTACAACGTGCACATGTTCGGCAGGCACGAACAAAACAAAGAACTTACCGCTTCTTTACGCAAAACAGTTACGACCGAACTCATTAGCCTGCAACCTGATGTTATTTGTTTTCAGGAATATTTGGAGGGCTTGGATAACACCAAAATTACCAAACTTTTTAGAGAAGCAGGCCTAAAACATTCGTTTTTTAGCCCAGCCTTAGAGGGTTGGGTACGCGAACGCGGCGGTATGGTTATTTTTAGTCGCTACCCCATCATCAAAACGAAAGCCTTTCGCCGACAAAAACTTGACATGAATCAGATTTTGTACGCAGACATCGTAACGCCTACGGAGACGATACGGGTGTTTAATGTGCATTTGCAATCCAATAGAGTACGCGCCGAATATTTTGAACAAGACCAAGACGAGCAAGAAGCAAAAAGAAGTATTTATTTGGTTTACAAGAAGTTAAACAAAGGTTTTGAACTAAGAGCCAAGCAAGTAAAGCAACTTGAAGCTGAAATCGCCAAGTCGCCACATCCTGTTATTGTGTGCGGAGATTTCAATGATTTGCCGTATAGCTACACCTACACACGCACGCAACGCACCTTGCAAAATGCCTTTGAAAAAGCAGGCAATGGCTTAGGTTTTAGTTTCAATGGATTTTTACCTTTTCTAAGAATTGACCAACAATTTGCTTCCAAAAACTTGAAGGTAACTTCATTCCAGACGCACCGTTGGCCATATTCCGACCATTTCCCGATACAAGCCACTTACCGCCACGAAAAACCCTAA
- the rpsG gene encoding 30S ribosomal protein S7, whose product MRKAKPKKRYVLPDPKYKDTLVTKFVNSLMYDGKKSIAYSIFYDACDLVEKRTSENGLEVWKKALNNIMPSVEVRSRRVGGATFQVPNEVRPARKVALGIKWMILYSRKRGEKTMTERLAGEIVAAAKGEGAAVKKKDDTHRMAEANKAFSHFKF is encoded by the coding sequence ATGAGAAAAGCAAAACCAAAGAAGAGATACGTCCTTCCTGACCCTAAATATAAAGATACGCTTGTAACCAAATTCGTAAACAGCTTGATGTACGATGGTAAAAAAAGCATCGCGTACTCAATTTTCTATGATGCTTGCGATTTAGTAGAAAAACGTACAAGCGAAAACGGCCTTGAAGTTTGGAAAAAAGCCCTAAACAACATCATGCCTTCGGTAGAAGTACGTAGCCGCCGTGTAGGTGGTGCTACTTTCCAAGTACCAAACGAAGTTCGTCCTGCTCGTAAAGTAGCTTTGGGCATCAAATGGATGATTCTTTATTCTCGCAAACGTGGCGAAAAAACCATGACTGAGCGTTTGGCTGGCGAAATCGTTGCGGCAGCTAAAGGCGAAGGTGCGGCAGTGAAGAAAAAAGACGATACGCACAGAATGGCTGAAGCAAACAAGGCGTTCTCACATTTCAAATTCTAA
- a CDS encoding PSP1 domain-containing protein produces the protein MACTSCGSGGCGTKKTDSSSKTACATGCSTGGCNKLNVFDWLSEMDGVGELYPIVEIRFKGGRKEFFRNHLGLDLTTGDAVVVEVPNGHHLGFVSLQGELVRLQMTRKNIKEDSEEVRGIYRIASEKDIEKFEEMRARELPTLFRARQIIDDLKLSMKLSDVEYQSDNTKATFYYSADERVDFRELIKLLASEFKVRVEMRQISLRQEASRLGGIGSCGRELCCATWIADFKSVSTSAARYQNLSLNPSKLSGQCGRLKCCLNYELDTYMDALRDIPNIEKPLFTEKGDAHLQKTDIFRRIMWFGYAQETTWHPLSIDRVKMILELNKKGQKVAVLTEEEEVLLDNEDGGSLNDDLHQMDKRFAEKDRKNKRKKKRTASKSGAKPANASAENGAEATAIVAPSRPERPERPPRAERENRPERQDRPERERRPDRDRPDRERRNNQGQQSPQAEAKVQGNVEKPENAAQEVGEGTEQRTEREGRNNNNRRNRNRNRGGGQRPPRPEGEAQTNENAPAVPRERPVNQPRAERPEGENAGGSDEERRNRNRNNRNRNRNRGRGGNGPKPSENPSAE, from the coding sequence ATGGCTTGCACATCTTGTGGTTCAGGCGGTTGTGGAACAAAAAAAACTGACAGTAGTAGCAAAACGGCTTGTGCCACAGGTTGTTCTACTGGCGGTTGTAACAAACTCAACGTTTTTGATTGGCTTAGCGAAATGGACGGGGTGGGCGAGCTTTACCCCATCGTAGAAATAAGATTTAAAGGCGGAAGAAAAGAATTTTTCCGTAATCATTTGGGTTTAGATCTCACCACAGGCGATGCCGTAGTGGTGGAAGTTCCCAACGGGCATCATTTGGGATTTGTGTCGCTGCAAGGTGAACTTGTACGCCTACAAATGACCCGCAAAAACATCAAAGAAGACAGCGAAGAAGTACGTGGTATTTATCGCATCGCTTCCGAAAAAGACATAGAGAAGTTTGAAGAAATGCGCGCGCGTGAACTGCCAACGCTTTTCAGGGCCAGACAAATCATCGACGATTTGAAGCTGAGTATGAAACTCTCTGATGTTGAGTATCAGTCAGATAACACCAAAGCAACTTTCTATTACTCGGCAGACGAACGCGTAGATTTTCGCGAACTCATCAAGCTGTTGGCCAGTGAATTTAAAGTGCGTGTAGAAATGCGCCAAATCAGTTTGCGCCAAGAAGCCAGCCGTTTGGGCGGGATTGGTTCGTGTGGCCGTGAGTTGTGTTGCGCTACGTGGATTGCTGATTTTAAGAGCGTTTCCACTTCGGCGGCACGTTATCAGAACTTGTCTTTGAACCCCAGCAAACTGTCGGGTCAGTGTGGCCGCCTCAAATGTTGTCTTAACTACGAGTTGGATACCTACATGGACGCGCTGCGCGATATTCCGAACATCGAAAAGCCACTTTTCACCGAAAAAGGCGACGCGCATTTGCAAAAAACAGACATTTTCCGCCGCATCATGTGGTTTGGCTATGCCCAAGAAACTACTTGGCATCCGCTTTCCATTGATAGAGTGAAAATGATTTTGGAATTGAATAAAAAAGGCCAAAAAGTAGCGGTACTGACGGAGGAAGAAGAAGTGCTGCTCGACAACGAAGACGGCGGCTCGCTCAACGACGATTTGCACCAAATGGACAAACGTTTTGCCGAAAAAGACCGCAAAAACAAGCGCAAGAAAAAACGCACGGCCAGCAAATCAGGCGCAAAACCTGCCAATGCTTCGGCAGAAAACGGTGCAGAAGCGACTGCTATTGTAGCTCCTTCCAGACCTGAAAGACCCGAAAGGCCGCCACGTGCTGAGCGCGAAAACAGACCAGAAAGGCAGGACAGACCCGAAAGAGAACGTAGGCCAGACCGAGACCGCCCAGACCGCGAAAGACGTAATAATCAGGGGCAGCAATCACCACAAGCGGAAGCTAAAGTTCAGGGAAATGTAGAAAAACCTGAAAATGCTGCGCAGGAAGTGGGAGAAGGAACGGAACAACGTACCGAACGCGAAGGACGTAACAATAACAACCGACGCAATCGCAACCGCAATCGTGGCGGCGGACAACGACCTCCACGCCCAGAAGGGGAGGCACAAACTAACGAAAATGCGCCAGCAGTGCCAAGAGAAAGGCCTGTAAATCAGCCAAGAGCAGAACGTCCAGAAGGCGAAAATGCAGGCGGCTCAGACGAAGAAAGACGCAACAGAAACCGCAATAATCGCAACAGAAATCGTAACAGAGGACGCGGCGGAAATGGGCCAAAACCTTCGGAAAACCCTTCGGCGGAATAA
- a CDS encoding T9SS type A sorting domain-containing protein, translating into MTKYIYSTAMLCLLAATYALGQANSARLKFKEILPDSATSLEVFDFVNNINATNHAGAKIALTTNALRLDSIVPSVISEKYLYKYNANNQAIEEDRMTQTAVAGGIPQYHVQEKNIYSYDSVGNNTGWITQVWDTATNSLVNTTNFARTYNQIGKVTSAITYYYSDNAWKEQYGYLYTYDSLGNLATFKEIRWNYYGNNWDTQFIYSYTYNNNKLTNSLLYVYYSSYTNSVKTTYQYNAQNQLIEVVDLWSSSPTLSSYTGHYKNTYSYNVAGLQTECIRYVGVPGSVSNWVPELKWTYEYNNLGYKTVEIMQKYNKNINSWYNYDKRNYDVDINGNVLLDAYSYAPTTTSPWVCMSKRQYVYDTNTLTASTSLPPYFLYGFESLNIVTARLYHQFNETTSTWSISLPVNYFYTPPSIVTSTKTASTLQASLFPNPATNVLNVQLSGNATEGQISLYDAQGRRVLNQSVSAQQSTLDLQALPQGMYFYRLQTDGQKLQTGKVVKL; encoded by the coding sequence ATGACAAAATACATCTACTCCACAGCCATGCTTTGTTTGCTGGCTGCAACTTATGCTTTAGGGCAAGCTAATTCGGCTAGGCTCAAGTTCAAAGAAATCTTACCAGATTCGGCCACAAGTCTTGAAGTGTTTGATTTTGTAAATAATATCAATGCAACTAACCATGCAGGAGCAAAAATAGCTCTAACCACCAATGCCCTTCGTTTGGATAGTATAGTGCCAAGCGTTATTTCGGAAAAGTATCTGTACAAATACAATGCGAATAATCAGGCCATTGAGGAGGATAGAATGACGCAAACTGCCGTTGCTGGAGGAATACCGCAATATCATGTGCAGGAAAAAAATATTTATAGTTATGATAGTGTTGGAAATAATACAGGTTGGATTACTCAAGTGTGGGATACGGCCACTAATTCACTTGTTAATACTACCAATTTTGCACGTACTTACAATCAAATAGGAAAAGTAACCTCTGCTATTACCTACTATTACAGTGATAATGCGTGGAAAGAACAATATGGTTATCTGTACACTTATGATAGCCTTGGCAATCTTGCAACGTTTAAAGAAATACGTTGGAACTATTATGGTAATAATTGGGATACACAATTTATCTATAGTTATACATACAATAATAATAAATTAACTAATTCGCTTTTGTATGTCTATTATAGCAGTTATACTAATTCTGTTAAGACAACTTATCAATACAATGCTCAAAACCAGCTTATAGAAGTGGTTGATTTGTGGAGTAGTAGTCCGACTTTGTCTAGCTATACTGGCCATTATAAAAATACATACAGTTATAATGTGGCAGGGCTACAAACAGAATGTATTAGATATGTTGGAGTACCAGGTTCAGTGTCTAATTGGGTTCCTGAATTAAAATGGACTTATGAGTACAATAATTTAGGTTATAAAACTGTCGAAATAATGCAGAAATATAACAAAAATATAAATTCATGGTATAATTACGATAAAAGGAATTACGACGTAGATATAAATGGGAATGTGTTGTTAGATGCGTATTCGTATGCACCAACAACTACTTCTCCTTGGGTCTGCATGAGCAAACGCCAATATGTGTACGATACGAATACTTTAACTGCAAGCACGTCGCTACCTCCTTATTTTCTTTATGGCTTTGAATCTCTCAATATTGTAACGGCTCGTTTGTATCATCAATTTAATGAGACTACATCTACATGGAGCATTTCGTTGCCCGTGAATTATTTCTATACACCGCCTAGCATTGTTACATCCACCAAAACGGCCAGCACTTTGCAGGCGAGTTTGTTCCCGAATCCCGCGACTAACGTCCTGAATGTTCAGCTTTCGGGTAATGCCACTGAAGGACAAATCAGTTTGTACGACGCGCAAGGCCGCAGGGTACTGAATCAAAGCGTTTCGGCGCAACAAAGCACACTCGATTTGCAGGCTTTGCCGCAAGGAATGTATTTCTATCGTCTGCAAACCGACGGCCAGAAGCTCCAGACGGGTAAGGTGGTTAAACTTTAA